From a single Pelodiscus sinensis isolate JC-2024 chromosome 4, ASM4963464v1, whole genome shotgun sequence genomic region:
- the LOC142829336 gene encoding olfactory receptor 5AR1-like: MGEGNHSVVTEFILSGLTDHPQLQIPLFLLFLLIYVTTLVGNGGMIWLLSTDPRLHTPMYFFIVILFFCDICCSSTIAPKMILDFLAKRKTISYTDCAVQTYFSILLSDVECLLLTVMAYDRYVAICNPLLYTVIMSKQHCGQLVAGACIVGLVDAMIQTCLTFQLSFCRSNVINHYFCDVAPLLALSCSDYSLIDIVLFALACFINLNSFMTILLSYVCIFSTVLHIHSAKGRHKTFSTCACHLTAVVILYGTGLFIYLRPMSTYSADMGKITSVFYMMVIPMLNPFIYSLRNKEVKVTLRKTMNKLLTNF; the protein is encoded by the coding sequence atgggagagggaaatcactcggtgGTGACAGAATTCATcctctcaggactgacagatcatCCCCAGCTGCAGATCCCTCTGTTTCTGTTGTTCCTACTCATTTATGTTACCACCCTGGTGGGGAATGGGGGGATGATCTGGTTACTCTCGACAGACCCCCGACTCCACACTCCCATGTACTTTTTCATCgtgattttgtttttctgtgataTCTGCTGTTCTTCAACAATAGCCCCTAAAATGATCCTGGATTTCTTAGCCAAAAGGAAAACTATTTCTTACACTGACTGTGCTGTGCAAACATATTTCTCTATCTTACTATCAGATGTTGAGTGTCTCTTGCTGACTGTAATGgcgtatgaccgttatgtggccatctgtaacccgctgctcTATACGGTCATCATGTCCAAGCAGCATTGTGGCCAGCTGGTGGCTGGAGCGTGTATTGTGGGATTGGTGGATGCAATGATTCAGACATGTCTGACGTTTCAGCTGTCATTCTGCCGCTCCAATGTCATCAACCATTACTTCTGTGATGTTGCCCCACTGCTGGCGCTTTCCTGCTCTGACTACAGCCTCATTGATATTGTGCTGTTTGCTCTTGCATGCTTCATTAATCTGAACAGCTTTATGACCATCCTCCTTTCCTATGTCTGTATCTTCTCCACCGTTCTGCACATCCACTCTGCCAAGGGCCGGCACAAAACCTTCTCCACCTGTGCTTGCCACTTAACGGCCGTGGTCATTTTATATGGCACAGGCCTTTTTATATATTTACGACCTATGTCCACCTATTCTGCAGACATGGGAAAAATAACCTCAGTGTTCTACATGAtggtgatccccatgttgaacccctTCATATACAGCCTGAGGAATAAGGAGGTAAAGGTCACCCTGAGGAAAACCATGAATAAACTCCTAACCAATTTCTGA
- the LOC102463933 gene encoding olfactory receptor 5AR1-like, whose product MEEGNHSVVTEFILSGLTDRPELQVPLFVLFLLIYVITVVGNGGMILLITTDPRLHTPMYFFLGNLSFCDICYSSTIAPKMLHNFLAKRKSISHSACAVQMYLFLLCADIECFLLAVMAYDRYVAICNPLLYTVTMSKQRCNQLLGGVCVLGLVDAMIHTCLTFQLSFCSSNIINHFFCDIPQLLALSCSDTRINDIVLFAFTCFINLNSAVAILLSYVYIFSAILRIRSAEGRHKAFSTCTFHLTAVVILYGTLLFIYFRPNSSYSMDTDKVASVFYTLVIPMLNPLIYSLRNKEVKEALRKAMNKLLTNS is encoded by the coding sequence atggaagagggaaatcactcggtggtgactgagttcattctctcaggactgacagatcgtccagagctgcaggtccccctgtttgtgttgttcctactgatttatgttaTCACTGTGGTGGGAAATGGGGGGATGATCTTGTTAATCACAACAGACccccgactccacacccccatgtactttttccttggtaatttgtctttctgtgatATCTGCTATTCCTCGACAATTGCCCCTAAGATGCTGCATAATTTCTTAGCCAAGAGGAAAAGTATTTCTCACAGTGCCtgtgctgtgcaaatgtatttgtttcTTCTTTGTGCCGATATTGAGTGtttcttgctggctgtgatggcctatgaccgttatgtggccatctgtaacccatTGCTCTATACAGTCACCATGTCCAAACAGCGCTGCAACCAGCTGCTGGGTGGGGTGTGTGTTCTGGGATTGGTGGATGCAATGATACACACGTGTCTGACATTTCAGCTGTCTTTCTGCAGCTCCAATATCATCAATCATTTCTTCTGTGATATTCCTCAACTATTGgctctctcctgctctgacacccgcaTCAATGACATTGTGCTATTTGCCTTTACCTGCTTCATTAATCTGAATAGCGCTGTAGCAATTCTCCTCTCCTATGTCTATATCTTCTCCGCCATCCTGCGGATCCGCTCTGCCGagggccggcacaaagccttctctACGTGCACTTTCCACTTGACTGCAGTGGTCATATTATATGGCACCCTCCTTTTTATATATTTCCGACCTAACTCCAGCTATTCCATGGACACGGACAAGGTAGCCTCAGTTTTCTACACGctggtgatccccatgttgaaccccctcatctacagcctgaggaacaaggaggtgaAGGAAGCCTTGAGAAAAGCCATGAACAAACTCCTAACCAATTCCTGA
- the LOC102463680 gene encoding olfactory receptor 8U9-like has protein sequence MEVGNCSMATEFILSGLTDRPELQVPLFVLFLLIYVITLVGNGGMILLITTDARLHTPMYFFLQSLSFCDFCYSSTIAPEMLQNFFTERKSISYTACALQMYFFISFADTQCLLLAVMAYDRYVAICNPLLYTVTMSTQLCNRLVAGVCVVGLVDSMIHTCLTFRLLFCHSNVINHFFCDIPPLLALSSSDTHINEIVIFAFECIINVNSAVTILLSYVWIISTILQTRSAEGRRKAFSTCASHLTTVVILYGTDLFMYFRPSSSYSMETDKITSVFYTLVIPMLNPLIYSLRNREVKDALRKATNKLLTKS, from the coding sequence ATGGAAGTAGGAAATTGCTCGATGGcgactgagttcattctctcaggactgacagatcgtccggagctgcaggtccccctgtttgtgttgttcctactgatttatgttaTCACCCTGGTAGGGAATGGGGGGATGATCTTGTTAATCACAACTGATGcccgactccacacccccatgtactttttccttcagagtttgtctttctgtgattTCTGCTATTCCTCCACAATTGCCCCTGagatgctgcagaatttcttCACTGAGAGGAAAAGCATTTCCTACACTGCCTGTGCGCTGCAAATGTATTTCTTCATCTCTTTTGCAGATACTCAGTgcctcttgctggctgtgatggcgtacgaccgttatgtggccatctgtaacccgctgctcTATACGGTCACCATGTCCACGCAGCTTTGCAacaggctggtggctggggtgtgtgttgTGGGGTTAGTGGATTCAATGATACACACCTGTCTGACATTCCGGCTGTTGTTCTGCCACTCCAATGTCATTAACCATTTCTTCTGTGATATTCCCCCACTGCTGGCGCTCTCCTCCTCTGACACTCATATCAATGAGATTGTGATATTTGCCTTTGAGTGCATCATTAATGTAAATAGTGCTGTAACAATACTCCTCTCCTATGTCTGgatcatctccaccatcctgcagacccgctctgccgagggccggcgcaaagccttctccacctgcgcttCTCACTTGACTACTGTGGTCATATTGTATGGCACAGACCTATTTATGTATTTCCGACCCTCTTCCAGCTATTCCATGGAAACGGACAAAATAACCTCCGTTTTTTACACGCTGGTtatccccatgttgaaccccctcatctacagcctgaggaacagggaggtgaaggacgcgCTGAGAAAAGCCACGAATAAACTCCTAACCAAGTCTTGA
- the LOC102463423 gene encoding olfactory receptor 5J3-like: MEEGNHSVVTEFILSGLTDRPELQLPLFWVFLLIYVITMVGNGGMILLITIDPRLHTPMYFFLSNLSFCDLCYSTIISPKMLQNFLAERKSISYNACAVQMYFFIVFADLECLLLAVMAYDRYVAICNPLLYTVTMSRQRCNQLVAGMYLVVLVESIIHTILTLRLSFCRSNIINNFFCDAPSLLMLSCSDTRINDIMLFFFTCLITLNSAVAILLSYVYIFSTILRIRSAEGRHKAFSTCAFHLTVVVILYGTLFFIYFRPTSSYSMDSDKVASVFYTLVIPMLNPLIYSLRNREVKDALHKAMNKLLRKS; encoded by the coding sequence atggaagagggaaatcactcggtggtgactgagttcattctctcaggactgacagatcgtccGGAGCTGCAGCTTCCCCTGTTTTGGGTGTTCCTCCTGATTTATGTTATCACAATGGTGGGGAATGGGGGGATGATCTTGTTAATTACAATTGACccccgactccacacccccatgtactttttccttagtaatttgtctttctgtgatctctgctattCCACAATAATTTCTCCTAAAATGTTGCAGAATTTCTTAGCGGAGAGGAAAAGCATCTCTTACAATGCCtgtgctgtgcaaatgtatttcttcATCGTTTTTGCAGATCTTGAatgtctcttgctggctgtgatggcgtatgaccgttacgtggccatctgtaacccactgCTCTATACCGTCACCATGTCCAGACAGCGTTGTAACCAGCTGGTAGCTGGGATGTATCTTGTGGTATTGGTGGAATCAATAATACACACAATTCTGACATTGCGGCTGTCATTCTGCCGCTCCAATATCATTAATAATTTTTTCTGTGATGCTCCCTCACTGTTGatgctctcctgctctgacacacGCATCAATGACATTATGCTCTTTTTCTTCACATGCCTCATTACTCTGAATAGTGCTGTGGCCATTCTCCTCTCCTATGTCTATATCTTCTCCACCATCCTGCGGATCCGCTCTGCAGAGGGCCGGCACAAAGCTTTCTCCACCTGCGCTTTCCACTTGACTGTGGTGGTCATATTATATGGCACCCTCTTTTTCATCTATTTCCGACCCACCTCCAGCTATTCTATGGACTCCGACAAAGTGGCCTCAGTGTTCTACACGctggtgatccccatgttgaaccccctcatctacagcctgaggaacagggaggtgaaggacgccTTGCACAAAGCCATGAATAAACTCCTAAGAAAGTCTTGA